The Tautonia plasticadhaerens nucleotide sequence TCCCGAAAGGCAACGACCCGATGATCGCCAAGATCGGCCCCATGACGCTCCGCCCGACGATCGCCCCGGCCCTGGCCCTGGGGCTGCTCGCCCTCGCCGGCGCCTCCTCCCCCGCGCAGGACGACCCGCCGAAGGCCGAGGAGCTGCTGTCGAAGTACATCGAGGCCACCGGGGGCGCCGAGGCGTACAAGGCGCTCAGCTCCCGCAAGGCCACCGGCACGATCGAGTTCGCCGGGGCCGGCCTGAAGGGCTCGCTGGAGCTGATGCAGCAGGCGCCCGACAAGATGAAGACGGTCCTGGAGCTGGAGGGCGTCGGCACCTTCGTCCAGGGCACCGACGGCACCACCGCCTACGAGATCAACCCCATCAGCGGGGAGCGGACGCTGGAGGGGGCCGAGAAGGCCGCCTTCCTCCGAGAGGCCGCCTTCTACGCCGACCTGGACTGGCAGGACTACTACACCAAGGCCGAGACCACCGGCACCGAGGAGGTCGAGGGCTCGACGTGCTTCGTCGTCGAGATGACCCCCAAGGAGGGGGCCCCCGAGACCCGATACTTCGAC carries:
- a CDS encoding LolA-like protein translates to MIAKIGPMTLRPTIAPALALGLLALAGASSPAQDDPPKAEELLSKYIEATGGAEAYKALSSRKATGTIEFAGAGLKGSLELMQQAPDKMKTVLELEGVGTFVQGTDGTTAYEINPISGERTLEGAEKAAFLREAAFYADLDWQDYYTKAETTGTEEVEGSTCFVVEMTPKEGAPETRYFDADSGLLVKTKRVVQTPMGEIPVESFLGDYKEVDGITMPFSSTEKLVGQEVKTTIEAVEHGVDFPEGTFAVPDSLQK